A single genomic interval of Juglans regia cultivar Chandler chromosome 1, Walnut 2.0, whole genome shotgun sequence harbors:
- the LOC109007236 gene encoding mitogen-activated protein kinase kinase 3 — protein MAGLEELRKKLAPLFDAEKGFSPGSTLDPCDSYTLSDGGTVNLLSRSYGVYNINELGLQKCTSWPLVDETDSSEKAYRCASHEMRIFGAIGSGASSVVQRAIHIPSHRILALKKINIFEKEKRQQLLTEIRTLCEAPCYQGLVEFHGAFYTPDSGQISIALEYMDGGSLADILRLQKRIPEPVLSSMFQNLLNGLNYLHGIRHLVHRDIKPANLLVNLKGEPKITDFGISAGLENSMAMCATFVGTVTYMSPERIRNESYSYPADIWSLGLALFECGTGEFPYSANEGPVNLMLQILEDPSPSPSKLNFSPEFCSFINACLQKDADARPTAEQLLSHPFITKYDHAEVDLAEFVQSVFDPTQRMKDLADMLTIHYYLLFDGPDEQWQHIKTLYKEGSTLSFSGKNSVGPNDIFTTLSSIRTTLAGDWPPEKLVHVVEKLQCRAHGQDGVAIRVSGSFIVGNQFLICGDGIQVEGLPNFKDLSVDLSSKRMGTFQEQFIVEPSNLIGHYFIAKQELYISSREN, from the exons ATGGCTGGATTGGAGGAACTAAGAAAAAAGCTTGCGCCATTGTTTGATGCCGAAAAGGGCTTCTCACCCGGCTCGACGTTGGACCCTTGTGATTCTTATACG CTATCGGACGGTGGGACTGTTAATTTATTGAGTAGATCCTATGGAGTGTACAACATTAACGAGCTGGGGTTGCAAAAGTGCACGTCTTGGCCGCTGGTGGACGAGACAGACAGCAGTGAGAAGGCGTACCGTTGTGCTTCACATGAGATGAGGATATTTGGAGCTATAGGTAGTGGAGCAAGCAGTGTTGTTCAGAGAGCTATACATATTCCTAGTCATAGGATTTTAGCCTTGAAGAAGATCAATATCTTTGAGAAG GAGAAAAGGCAACAACTTCTCACTGAGATACGGACATTGTGCGAAGCTCCTTGCTATCAGGGTCTTGTAGAATTCCACGGCGCATTTTATACTCCAGACTCTGGGCAAATAAGCATAGCTTTGGAATACATGGATGGAGGGTCTTTGGCAGATATCTTAAGATTGCAGAAAAGAATACCCGAACCTGTCCTTTCATCTATGTTTCAGAATCTCCTTAAC GGGTTAAACTACTTGCATGGAATTAGACATTTAGTTCACAGAGACATCAAGCCAGCAAATTTGCTTGTGAATCTGAAGGGGGAGCCAAAAATAACGGACTTTGGCATAAGTGCTGGCTTAGAGAATTCAATGGCAATG TGTGCTACTTTTGTTGGAACTGTTACATACATGTCACCTGAGCGAATTCGAAATGAGAGTTATTCGTATCCAGCCGATATTTGGAGCCTTGGTCTTGCTCTATTCGAATGTGGTACAGGAGAATTCCCATATTCAGCTAATGAAGGACCTGTCAATCTTATGTTACAG ATCTTGGAGGACCCGTCACCGTcaccatcaaaattaaatttttcaccAGAGTTCTGCTCATTTATCAATGCTTGCTTGCAGAAGGATGCGGATGCTAGGCCCACAGCAGAGCAG CTACTTTCACACCCTTTTATTACAAAGTATGATCATGCTGAAGTGGATTTAGCAGAATTTGTCCAAAGCGTTTTTGATCCAACGCAAAGAATGAAGGATTTGGCAGAT ATGTTGACGATACATTATTACCTACTCTTTGACGGACCTGATGAACAGTGGCAGCATATAAAGACCTTATATAAAGAAGGTTCAACTCTTAG TTTCTCTGGGAAGAACTCTGTTGGTCCAAATGATATATTTACAACTCTTTCAAGTATCCGGACTACATTAGCAGGTGACTGGCCTCCTGAAAAACTTGTGCATGTCGTGGAAAAACTTCAGTGCCGTGCTCATGGGCAAGATGGAGTTGCCATTAGGGTATCCGGATCCTTCATTGTTGGGAATCAGTTTCTTATTTGTGGAGATGGCATACAGGTAGAGGGTTTGCCAAATTTTAAAGATCTTTCTGTCGATTTATCTAGCAAGCGAATGGGAACGTTCCAAGAACAATTCATCGTGGAACCAAGTAATCTCATTGGCCATTACTTCATAGCTAAGCAGGAGCTGTATATATCCAGTAGAGAAAACTAA
- the LOC109007234 gene encoding denticleless protein homolog yields MESSSPRSFFRKIRSRELSGFRVRKRPYISDAASDIIEIGAVTVEHCGDETPPLAISFCENIKNSHILAVSDEDGYVSLFDTRRKFSCSASHQENAEKAKVCDWVAHHNAVFDVRWIKEDAQILTASGDQTVKVWDVQEMKCIAELMGHTGSVKSICSHPTNPDIVVSGSRDGSFALWDLRCNSNSRSVHGELCLGSTAVVKGAHLPPRAKRIRRGKAASMSITSVLYLKDEVSIATAGAVDSVLKFWDSRNLKSVVTQTCPHPQSTEKERRLHGISSLSQDLNGVFLSASCMDNRIYLYNLLQLEKGPLRSFSGCRIESFYVKSAISPDATHIISGSSDGNAYIWQVNKPHGDPVALKSHDGEVTAVDWCPFEDGQIATCSDDFTVRMWNTQNSICSSTGSPPSSNRRRVMAIPSVECRKLMVNEPSCPKEDPDSWSPSNDVLHQNNSSYTIIMPKISTPEAQKKRFFSGSDLNEAFEKTPEATVKSPSSVLNPPSSTKRTIRDYFHAAS; encoded by the exons ATGGAGAGCTCAAGCCCCCGATCATTCTTTCGGAAGATCAGATCCAGAGAGCTAAGCGGATTCAGAG TCCGAAAGCGACCGTATATTAGCGACGCCGCATCGGATATAATCGAAATTGGAGCTGTGACTGTTGAACACTGCGGCGATGAGACTCCGCCGTTGGCCATCTCATTCTGCGAG AATATTAAGAATTCGCACATCCTTGCCGTGTCCGATGAAGACGGGTACGTGAGCTTGTTCGACACTCGCCGCAAGTTCTCTTGCTCCGCATCTCACCAAGAAAACGCAG AGAAAGCCAAGGTTTGCGACTGGGTCGCGCATCACAATGCCGTGTTCGATGTACGTTGGATTAAG GAAGACGCTCAAATTCTGACGGCTTCTGGTGATCAAACC GTGAAGGTATGGGATGTCCAGGAAATGAAATGCATTGCAGAGTTGATGGGGCACACTGGAAGTGTAAAGTCTATATGTTCTCATCCAACCAATCCTG ATATTGTTGTCTCCGGTTCAAGAGATGGGTCCTTTGCTCTGTGGGACTTGAGATGTAATTCTAATTCCAGAAGTGTTCACGGGGAGCTTTGCTTAGG TTCGACTGCTGTGGTTAAAGGAGCACATCTTCCCCCTCGAGCAAAACGGATTAGGCGGGGCAAG gCAGCTTCCATGAGCATTACATCGGTTCTTTATCTCAAAGATGAGGTTTCAATTGCTACCGCGGGAGCAGTGGACAG CGTTTTGAAGTTCTGGGATAgcagaaatttgaaaagtgtgGTAACACAGACATGCCCTCATCCCCAGTCAACCGAAAAG GAAAGAAGATTACATGGTATATCTAGCTTGTCCCAAGATTTGAATGGGGTGTTTCTTTCAGCCTCATGCATGGACAATAG AATATACTTGTACAATTTACTTCAGCTTGAAAAGGGACCTTTGAGATCTTTCTCTGGATGCCGGATAGAATCGTTTTATGTAAAG TCGGCAATCAGCCCTGATGCGACTCACATAATCAGTGGTTCTAGTGATGGAAATGCCTATATTTGGCAG GTGAACAAACCGCATGGGGATCCCGTTGCATTGAAAAGCCATGATGGAGAAGTCACAGCAGTAGATTg gtGTCCTTTCGAGGATGGGCAGATAGCAACTTGTTCAGATGATTTCACG GTTCGCATGTGGAACACCCAGAACAGTATTTGCTCGAGCACAGGATCCCCCCCATCTTCCAATCGAAGGAGAGTAATGGCAATCCCTAGTGTGGAATGTAGAAAGCTTATGGTAAATGAACCAAGTTGTCCTAAAGAGGATCCAGACAGTTGGTCTCCTTCCAATGATGTATTACACCAAAATAACTCATCCTACACAATCATCATGCCCAAAATCAGCACTCCTGAGGCCCAGAAGAAAAGATTTTTCTCTGGTTCTGATTTAAATGAGGCATTTGAGAAAACCCCTGAAGCTACAGTGAAGAGCCCATCTTCTGTCTTGAACCCGCCTTCCTCTACAAAACGAACAATCCGAGATTACTTTCATGCGGCTTCATAA
- the LOC109007233 gene encoding pescadillo homolog encodes MVKHYRPPGKKKEGNAARYITRSQAVKHLQVTLPLFRRLCILKGVFPREPKKKVKGNHHTYYHVKDIAFLQHEPLLEIFRDKRAYEKKIKKAESKKNPDLANRLRTRIPTYTLDRIIRERYPKFVDALRDLDDCLTMVHLFAALPALEREKLEVDRVHNCRRLSHEWQAYISRVHKLRKVFISVKGIYYQAEVEGQKVTWLTPHALQQVLPEDDVDFNVMLTFLEVYETLVTFVNYHLYHSINVKYPPILDPRLEALASDLYALSRYFDANSRTSMVDPQASNTIGSEQVEAQQKGTPPDESELRLAQLQHHLPSNEPGALMRLVEDVAGEDEEDEDTRECKKLFKNLKFFLSREVPRESLLFVIPAFGGVVSWEGGGAPFNEADQSITHQIVDRPTQGHKFLSREYVQPQWVYDCVNARIILPTENYMVGRVPPPHLSPFVDNEAEGYVPEYAETIKRLQAAGRNEVLPLPGVGKEDLEDPQKLLVEGVIDRAEANEAAERKRKMILEQNRYLDELKMEVDGVRSSSTAPDNKQTSKVKKAGEESDPDIQRVVQDHANMSKVVMSRNKRKLYEAMEIGKKRKQAHVDLLKERKRKIEGAKKSGET; translated from the exons ATGGTGAAACACTACAGGCCTCCC gggaagaaaaaggaagggaaCGCTGCTAGGTACATCACCAGGTCGCAGGCAGTCAAGCATCTTCAAGTCACCCTTCCTCTTTTCAG GAGACTGTGCATTCTCAAAGGCGTATTCCCCCGGGAGCCAAAGAAGAAGGTGAAAGGAAATCACCACACGTATTATCACGTGAAGGATATTGCATTCCTGCAGCATGAACCCTTACTTGAAATATTCAGAGATAAGAGGGCATAcgagaagaagataaagaaagcTGAGTCAAAGAAGAATCCAGACCTCGCAAATCGTTTGCGAACCCGCATACCTACTTATACGCTGGATAGGATTATTCGGGAGAG GTATCCAAAGTTTGTTGATGCACTCCGAGATTTGGATGACTGTCTCACGATGGTGCACCTTTTTGCAGCATTACCTGCATTGGAGAGGGAAAAATTGGAAGTGGACCGTGTTCATAACTGTCGAAG GCTGAGTCATGAATGGCAAGCATACATATCTCGCGTTCATAAATTGCGAAAAGTATTCATATCTGTAAAAGGCATATATTATCAG GCCGAGGTCGAAGGTCAAAAGGTCACATGGTTGACCCCTCACGCTTTGCAGCAAGTTTTGCCTGAAGATGACGTTGACTTCAATGTCATGCTAACTTTTCTTGAAGTTTATGAG ACTCTTGTCACTTTTGTAAATTATCACCTTTATCATTCAATAAATGTGAAGTATCCACCCATTCTTGATCCTCGACTGGAAGCGTTAGCATCAG ATCTTTATGCATTGTCAAGATACTTTGATGCAAACTCTAGGACTTCTATGGTGGATCCCCAAGCGTCCAATACGATTGGATCTGAACAAGTTGAGGCCCAGCAGAAGGGGACACCACCTGATGAGTCCGAGCTAAGACTAGCTCAACTCCAACATCATCTTCCTTCAAATGAACCTGGTGCACTGATGCGCCTTGTGGAAGATGTTGCTGGtgaggatgaagaagatgaagatacaAGGGAGTGCAAAAAACTCTTTAAGAATCTGAAATTCTTCTTGAGTCGTGAG GTTCCTAGAGAgtctttactttttgttattccTGCTTTTGGTGGTGTTGTTTCTTGGGAGGGAGGGGGGGCTCCATTCAATGAAGCTGATCAGAGCATTACTCATCAG ATTGTTGACCGGCCAACACAAGGCCATAAATTCCTCTCCAGAGAATATGTGCAACCTCAATGGGTGTATGATTGTGTAAATGCACGTATCATTCTGCCAACTGAGAATTATATGGTGGGAAG GGTTCCTCCACCACACTTGTCGCCTTTTGTCGACAATGAGGCTGAAGGTTATGTTCCTGAGTATGCAGAGACCATAAAACGGTTGCAGGCTGCTGGTAGAAATGAAGTCCTTCCACTACCGGGTGTGGGGAAAGAAGATTTGGAAGATCCTCAGAAATTACTGGTTGAAGGTGTTATTGACCGGGCAGAAGCTAATGAAGCTGCTGAGAGAAAGCGGAAG ATGATTCTTGAGCAGAACCGTTATCTTGATGAATTGAAAATGGAAGTTGATGGTGTCCGGTCTTCTTCAACTGCCCCAGACAATAAGCAGACTTCTAAAGTGAAGAAGGCTGGGGAAGAATCTGATCCTGATATACAACGGGTTGTCCAGGATCATGCAAACATGTCAAAGGTTGTGATGTCACGTAATAAGAGGAAACTTTATGAAGCCATGGAG attGGCAAAAAGCGGAAGCAGGCTCATGTTGATCTTCTCAAGGAACGGAAGAGAAAAATTGAAGGAGCTAAGAAATCCGGGGAGACTTGA